In Zingiber officinale cultivar Zhangliang chromosome 6A, Zo_v1.1, whole genome shotgun sequence, a single genomic region encodes these proteins:
- the LOC121996326 gene encoding lysine-specific demethylase JMJ25-like has product MGAEESPGHPRTSGCSDHCGQHNDYKMGGDSNPTHSSKKPKEPEVGRAFEPSSCSGSSEIQSRKLDRDVNYAEDASEEEDEYCEEKRLNTGNKRKRTNMNKEKKLSRKTEMEDTISKSNSRRVVQNENYLEGIKKKKLIGSDALMCHQCQRNDKGRVVWCTSCDKKRFCIPCISHWYPHLTEADIAAECPFCRGNCNCKACLRMISLTKPTRNVINEADKIKFQLYTLHLLLPWLKEMLQEQDVEKEIEAKIQDSLPNEIKVQRIKCAKDERMFCNICRTSIVDFHRSCSNCLLDLCLSCCRELRDGYLPGGLGKIILPYQDRGSAYIHGGKMSGSFSSRTKSSKDNQSVKEWTPNKDGSIPCPPKEFGGCGSVHLELKCLFQENFLSVLEKKVKAILCSHFAESHDNSCQCLCFKAPGQISSSSGLLRKAASRESSDDNYLYCPPASVTQQGELEHFQKHWLKGQPVIVRDVLGITSGLSWEPMVMWRALREKKLSKRASERLTVKAIDCLDLCEVEINIHQFFTGYTKGRKHKNGWPEMLKLKDWPPANSFEERLPRHGAEFISALPFPEYTDPTVGYLNLATKLPMDVIKPDLGPKTYIAYGVNEELGRGDSVTKLHCDMSDAVNVLTHTAEVALLDSQLSAIKKLKKQHLEQDIKEELYTVDMPLFASVDKSEHELLDGGALWDIFRREDSEKLQEYLRRHSREFRHTYCSSVEQVIHPIHDQSFYLTIEHKRKLKAEYGIEPWTFVQKLGEAVFIPAGCPHQVRNLKSCIKVALDFVSPENIRECIHLTEEYRTLPEEHRAKEDKLEIKKMALHTLNQVVKEFKEFNP; this is encoded by the exons ATGGGCGCGGAGGAGTCGCCAGGCCATCCGCGGACGTCTGGTTGCTCCGACCACTGTGGGCAGCATAACGACTATAAGATGGGCGGTGACTCGAACCCCACCCACTCCTCCAAGAAGCCGAAGGAGCCGGAGGTCGGCCGGGCCTTTGAGCCGTCGTCTTGCAGTGGGTCGAGTGAGATCCAATCGCGGAAGCTGGATAGGGATGTTAATTATGCGGAGGATGCCTCGGAA GAGGAGGATGAATATTGCGAAGAAAAACGATTGAATACTGGAAACAAACGAAAGAGAACAAACATGAACAAGGAGAAAAAACTTAGCAGGAAAACCGAGATGGAGGATACCATCAGTAAATCCAACTCCAGGAGGGTTGTACAAAATGAGAATTATCTAGAG GGCATCAAAAAGAAGAAATTAATTGGCAGCGATGCACTTATGTGCCATCAATGCCAAAGGAATGATAAAGGCAGAGTTGTATGGTGCACTTCATGCGACAAGAAGCGATTCTGCATACCTTGCATTAGCCACTG GTATCCCCATTTGACAGAGGCCGATATTGCAGCTGAGTGCCCATTTTGTCGTGGAAATTGCAACTGCAAGGCATGCTTGCGAATGATAAGTCTAACCAAG CCTACAAGAAATGTGATCAATGAGGctgataaaatcaaatttcaactCTACACTCTGCATTTATTGCTTCCATGGTTGAAAGAGATGCTTCAAGAGCAAGATGTAGAGAAAGAAATTGAAGCTAAGATTCAAG ATTCTTTGCCAAATGAAATAAAGGTACAAAGGATCAAGTGTGCAAAGGATGAACGCATGTTCTG TAACATCTGCAGGACATCAATAGTTGATTTCCATAGAAGCTGTTCAAACTGTTTGCTGGACCTATGCCTTAGCTGCTGTCGAGAACTTCGTGATGGTTATCTTCCTGGTGGTCTTGGAAAAATCATTTTGCCCTATCAGGATAGAGGCAGTGCTTACATCCATGGTGGCAAAATGAGTGGAAGTTTTTCAAGCAGAACAAAATCCTCTAAAGACAATCAATCTGTAAAAGAATGGACGCCAAACAAGGATGGCAGCATTCCTTGCCCACCTAAAGAATTTGGAGGTTGTGGTTCTGTCCATTTGGAGCTGAAGTGTTTGTTTCAGGAAAATTTCCTTAGTGTTCTTGAGAAAAAAGTTAAGGCGATTCTTTGCAGTCACTTTGCAGAATCCCATGATAATTCCTGTCAGTGCTTATGTTTCAAAGCACCTGGACAGATTAGTTCTAGCAGTGGGTTGCTGCGAAAAGCAGCAAGTCGTGAGAGCTCAGATGATAACTACTTGTACTGCCCTCCAGCAAGTGTTACTCAACAAGGTGAACTAGAGCATTTCCAGAAGCACTGGCTTAAAGGTCAGCCTGTTATTGTCAGAGATGTGCTTGGGATCACATCTGGATTGAGCTGGGAGCCTATGGTCATGTGGCGAGCATTACGAGAAAAAAAACTATCTAAGAGGGCTTCTGAGAGACTTACTGTGAAGGCAATTGACTGCTTGGATTTATGTGAG GTGGAGATTAATATCCACCAATTCTTCACCGGTTATACTAAAGGTCGCAAACACAAAAATGGGTGGCCTGAGATGCTCAAACTTAAGGATTGGCCTCCAGCTAATTCCTTTGAGGAACGCTTGCCACGTCATGGTGCTGAATTTATTTCAGCCTTGCCGTTTCCTGAATATACAGATCCTACAGTTGGCTATCTTAATCTTGCTACAAAGCTGCCAATGGATGTGATCAAGCCTGATTTAGGTCCCAAAACGTACATAGCCTATGGAGTCAATGAAGAATTGGGAAGAGGTGATTCTGTCACCAAGCTTCACTGTGACATGTCTGATGCT GTTAATGTTCTGACACATACAGCAGAAGTAGCTCTTCTTGATAGTCAGCTTTCTGCCATAAAAAAGTTGAAAAAGCAACATTTGgagcaagatataaaagaagaatTGTATACTGTTGATATGCCACTATTTGCATCTGTTGATAAGTCAGAGCATGAACTTCTAGATGGAGGTGCTCTATGGGACATTTTCCGAAGAGAAGATTCTGAGAAGCTGCAAGAATATCTTAGAAGGCATTCTAGGGAGTTTAGGCATACCTACTGTTCCTCTGTAGAACAG GTGATTCATCCGATCCATGACCAGTCTTTCTACTTGACAATCGAGCATAAAAGAAAGCTCAAGGCCGAATATG GAATTGAACCTTGGACATTCGTGCAAAAACTTGGTGAAGCTGTCTTTATCCCTGCTGGATGCCCCCACCAAGTCAGAAATCTGAAG TCATGCATAAAGGTGGCATTAGATTTTGTCTCTCCTGAAAACATCCGCGAGTGCATTCACCTCACTGAAGAATATCGTACTCTTCCTGAAGAGCACAGAGCTAAGGAAGATAAACTCGAG ataaagaaaatggctttgcaTACTCTGAATCAGGTGGTGAAGGAATTCAAAGAATTTAATCCATAA